Proteins encoded within one genomic window of Strix uralensis isolate ZFMK-TIS-50842 chromosome 32, bStrUra1, whole genome shotgun sequence:
- the LOC141936255 gene encoding uncharacterized protein LOC141936255, protein MGTSLAVTCQEPQPVPTAGRSQPQGAALAVTRANGKDLTPKRPLNDSSVSREGQRSWCRVWSTDTPTSPPREPISQRDGGGVTDPAALLGVSRSPEPAPGAFSPPGSERLPLAWGARGMSSAAMLHLAADVPAHETPQRRLTGGRIWQEEAPALHKSRCQSQRAPAAEPRLRCLTFVPSAASFSSSSDPPIFPICWKFQLSDFHFPSALEEELAAWAACPAPAQLPARLGGTPTDSFGAFTGRKQPVSLPTPASVSPVVRGSSFEGAPGEGLELTVPSVLSLVSGEQQTPSPPLRPAAGSAALLRRLLPPSLFSTLSCWRF, encoded by the exons ATGGGGACATCCCTCGCTGTCACATGCCAAGAACCGCAGCCCGTTCCCACGGCCGGCCGGTCCCAGCCGCAGGGAGCGGCTCTGGCAGTGACACGTGCCAACGGGAAGgacctcactccaaaaaggccattgaatgactcgagcgtgtccagagaagggcaacggagctggtgcagggtctggagcacag ACACCCCAACATCCCCCCCCAGAGAACCAATTTCTCAGCGTGATGGTGGGGGTGTGACGGACCCAGCAGCTCTGCTCGGTGTTTCCCGAAGTCCTGAGCCAGCGCCCGGTGCCTTCAGCCCACCCGGCAGCGAGCGGCTGCCCCTCGCCTGGGGAGCGCGGGGGATGTCCAGCGCAGCGATGCTTCACCTCGCTGCGGATGTCCCAGCCCACGAAACCCCTCAGCGCCGGCTCACAGGCGGGAGGATTTGGCAGGAGGAAGCCCCTGCCCTGCACAAGAGCCGGTGTCAGTCCCAACGAGCGCCTGCCGCGGAGCCCCGTCTCCGATGCTTGACCTTCGTGCCATCAGCCGCCTCGTTCTCCTCTTCCTCGGACCCACCGATTTTCCCCATTTGCTGGAAATTTCAACTCAGCGACTTTCACTTCCCCTCTGCCCTCGAGGAGGAACTGGCAGCGTGGGCAGCGTGTCCAGCCCCTGCTCAGCTGCCCGCTCGCCTCGGGGGGACCCCGACGGACAGTTTTGGGGCGTTCACTGGCCGTAAACAACCCGTGTCCCTCCCCACCccggcctcagtttccccagtcgTTCGAGGATCCTCATTTGAAGGTGCCCCAGGAGAAGGGCTAGAGTTAACAGTCCCCTCGGTGCTTTCACTCGTAAGTGGGGAGCAGCAAACGCCGTCCCCGCCGCTCCGTCCCGCTGCGGGGAGCGCAGCCCTGCTGCGGAGgctgcttcccccctccctgtTTTCCACTTTGAGTTGCTGgaggttttaa
- the ETV3 gene encoding ETS translocation variant 3 isoform X1, with product MSLMPISFCFAVSRREKMKAGCSIVDKPEGGGGYHFPEWAYKTESSPGSRQIQLWHFILELLQKEEFRHVIAWQQGEYGEFVIKDPDEVARLWGRRKCKPQMNYDKLSRALRYYYNKRILHKTKGKRFTYKFNFNKLVMPNYPFINIRPNGVVPQSAPPVPTASSRFHFPPLDSHSPTEDAQPSRFSAGSLVPSNPEALGDGGERKPDMPELEDGSSDWRRGVDLMASRNAVGAGGVNHQKRKPDIMLPLFTRPGIYPDPHSPFAVSPLPGRGGVLNVPISPALSLTPTLFSYSPSPGLSPFTGSSCFSFNPEEMKHYLHSQACSVFNYHLSPRTFPRYPLMVPPLQCQMPLEEQPQFPIKLQPPPVGRKNRERLESAEEPAAPQLATPPPRVKVEPAMDKEAEAEEPPAKGKDKSEREEGSGLEEERGPVFARPAAPSWHPAPPAPAQAGFSAEESPEQGESSGEKSSRESAGEPGAQEKREDALMPPKLRLKRRWNGDRQADVPEERQNGRVHWNGALGSPHLAAAPKAVAAAAASDT from the exons ATGTCGCTGATGCCGATTTCCTTCTGTTTCGCAGTcagcaggagggagaaaatgaAAGCAGGCTGCAGCATTGTGGATAagccagaaggaggaggag GTTATCATTTCCCAGAGTGGGCTTACAAGACCGAGTCCAGCCCCGGCTCCCGGCAGATCCAGTTATGGCATTTCAtcctggagctgctgcagaaggAGGAGTTCCGCCATGTCATCGCCTGGCAGCAGGGCGAGTACGGGGAGTTTGTCATCAAGGACCCCGATGAAGTGGCCCGGCTGTGgggcagaagaaaatgcaaaccCCAGATGAACTACGACAAGCTGAGCCGGGCGCTCAG ATACTATTACAACAAGAGGATTCTCCACAAGACAAAGGGCAAAAGGTTTACCTACAAGTTCAACTTCAACAAGCTGGTGATGCCCAACTACCCGTTCATTAACATTCGGCCTAATG GTGTCGTGCCGCAGAGCGCTCCTCCCGTCCCCACCGCTTCGTCCCGCTTCCACTTCCCGCCGCTGGACAGCCACTCTCCCACCGAAGATGCCCAGCCCAGTCGATTCTCCGCTGGCTCCCTGGTCCCATCCAACCCCGAAGCGCTGGGGGACGGCGGCGAGAGGAAGCCGGACATGCCGGAGCTGGAGGACGGCTCCTCGGATTGGCGCCGTGGCGTGGATCTCATGGCCTCGCGCAACGCCGTGGGCGCCGGCGGCGTCAACCACCAGAAGCGCAAGCCCGACATCATGCTCCCTCTCTTCACCAGGCCCGGGATCTACCCGGATCCTCACAGCCCCTTTGCCGTGTCCCCTctgccggggcgcggcggggtcCTCAACGTCCCGATCTCTCCTGCGTTGTCCCTGACTCCCACCCTTTTCTCCTACAGCCCCTCTCCGGGCCTCAGTCCCTTCACAGGTAGCAGCTGCTTCTCTTTCAACCCCGAGGAAATGAAACACTACCTGCATTCGCAAGCCTGCTCCGTCTTCAACTACCACCTGAGTCCGCGGACTTTCCCCCGCTATCCGCTCATGGTGCCGCCACTACAGTGCCAAATGCCCCTCGAGGAGCAGCCCCAGTTCCCCATCAAGCTACAGCCTCCCCCCGTGGGCCGCAAAAACAGAGAGAGACTGGAAAGCGCTGAGGAGCCGGCGGCCCCCCAGCTCGCTACTCCTCCTCCCAGGGTCAAGGTCGAGCCCGCGATGGACAAGGAGGCAGAGGCCGAAGAGCCACCGGcgaaaggaaaagataaaagtgAGCGAGAGGAAGGCTCCGGcctggaagaggagagagggccTGTGTTTGCCAGGCCAGCTGCCCCGTCGTGGCACCCAGCCCCACCGGCCCCTGCCCAGGCCGGCTTCTCGGCCGAAGAATCCCCGGAGCAAGGGGAGAGCAGCGGGGAAAAGTCATCCCGAGAGTCCGCCGGAGAACCGGGGGctcaggagaagagagaggatgCCCTGATGCCTCCCAAGCTGCGTCTCAAGCGCCGCTGGAACGGTGACCGACAGGCCGACGTCCCCGAGGAGCGCCAGAACGGCCGAGTCCACTGGAACGGGGCGCTGGGCAGCCCACACCTCGCCGCGGCTCCCAAGGCCGTggcggccgccgctgcctccGACACCTAA
- the LOC141936334 gene encoding SLAM family member 8-like isoform X1 gives MEGELARSKARLPSLLLALLGLGPELLFGQARAQPQQVNGVLGGSVLLSPALPPNKTVKEIEWSFSIGAGATIQVAEFVPGSFERPDPKDRFKDRLEMFNETALRIRALERGDSGVYGARIKLHPALVEDQFFNLTVYESVPSPRTRSQLLASTLEWCNLTLQCQGAGKGAVNVTWKRDNVIRELPSDRHQLSPDGTTLRLALSPAATNVTYACTVSNPADHKVVLFDLQTICQSGGGQTSFSKSGYIVLTLILLAVSLGGAFWCWRMNSEKAADPAATPTVPAEESPADPQYAEIVRRSPPEGNDQGPGHPENNQEQSPPQKTPVTTVYEQIRRAPEDTAEEAPAEPEHRDFPEGL, from the exons ATGGAGGGGGAATTGGCCAGGAGCAAAGCCCGGCTGCCCTCGCTGCTCCTGGCGCTGCTCGGCCTCGGGCCAG AGCTCCTCTTCGGCCAAGCCCGGGCGCAGCCCCAGCAGGTGAACGGCGTCCTGGGGGGGTCCGTGCTGCTCTCCCCGGCTCTGCCCCCCAACAAGACGGTGAAGGAGATCGAGTGGAGCTTTTCAATCGGCGCCGGTGCCACCATTCAAGTGGCAGAATTTGTCCCCGGCAGCTTCGAGCGCCCCGACCCCAAGGACCGGTTCAAGGACCGGCTGGAGATGTTCAACGAGACGGCGCTGAGGATCAGGGCCCTGGAGCGGGGTGACAGCGGGGTCTACGGGGCTCGGATTAAGCTGCACCCGGCGCTGGTGGAGGATCAGTTCTTCAACCTCACCGTCTACG AATCGGTGCCGAGCCCGCGGACCCGCAGCCAGCTCCTGGCCAGCACCCTGGAGTGGTGCAACCTGACGCTGCAGTGCCAAGGCGCCGGCAAAGGCGCCGTCAATGTCACCTGGAAAAGGGACAACGTCATCCGGGAGCTGCCCTCCGACCGCCACCAGCTCTCCCCAGATGGGACCACCCTGCGCCTGGCCCTGTCACCCGCCGCCACCAACGTCACCTACGCCTGCACCGTCAGCAACCCCGCTGACCACAAAGTCGTCCTCTTCGACCTGCAAACCATCTGCCAAAGCGGAG GGGGACAGACGTCCTTCTCAAAATCGGGGTACATCGTCCTGACCCTCATCCTGCTGGCGGTGAGCTTGGGGGGAGCCTTCTGGTGTTGGCGGATGAATAGCGAGAAGGCGGCAGACCCAG CTGCCACCCCCACGGTGCCCGCAGAGGAGAGCCCCGCCGACCCCCAGTACGCCGAGATCGTGCGCCGGAGCCCCCCGGAAGGTAATGACCAG GGCCCCGGTCACCCCGAAAATAACCAGGAGCAGAGTCCGCCGCAGAAAACACCAGTCACCACCGTCTACGAGCAGATCCGCCGGGCGCCAGAGGACACGGCCGAGGAG GCACCCGCAGAGCCGGAGCATCGGGATTTCCCGGAAGGGCTGTAA
- the ETV3 gene encoding ETS translocation variant 3 isoform X3: protein MSLMPISFCFAVSRREKMKAGCSIVDKPEGGGGYHFPEWAYKTESSPGSRQIQLWHFILELLQKEEFRHVIAWQQGEYGEFVIKDPDEVARLWGRRKCKPQMNYDKLSRALRYYYNKRILHKTKGKRFTYKFNFNKLVMPNYPFINIRPNVIENL, encoded by the exons ATGTCGCTGATGCCGATTTCCTTCTGTTTCGCAGTcagcaggagggagaaaatgaAAGCAGGCTGCAGCATTGTGGATAagccagaaggaggaggag GTTATCATTTCCCAGAGTGGGCTTACAAGACCGAGTCCAGCCCCGGCTCCCGGCAGATCCAGTTATGGCATTTCAtcctggagctgctgcagaaggAGGAGTTCCGCCATGTCATCGCCTGGCAGCAGGGCGAGTACGGGGAGTTTGTCATCAAGGACCCCGATGAAGTGGCCCGGCTGTGgggcagaagaaaatgcaaaccCCAGATGAACTACGACAAGCTGAGCCGGGCGCTCAG ATACTATTACAACAAGAGGATTCTCCACAAGACAAAGGGCAAAAGGTTTACCTACAAGTTCAACTTCAACAAGCTGGTGATGCCCAACTACCCGTTCATTAACATTCGGCCTAATG
- the ETV3 gene encoding ETS translocation variant 3 isoform X2, producing the protein MKAGCSIVDKPEGGGGYHFPEWAYKTESSPGSRQIQLWHFILELLQKEEFRHVIAWQQGEYGEFVIKDPDEVARLWGRRKCKPQMNYDKLSRALRYYYNKRILHKTKGKRFTYKFNFNKLVMPNYPFINIRPNGVVPQSAPPVPTASSRFHFPPLDSHSPTEDAQPSRFSAGSLVPSNPEALGDGGERKPDMPELEDGSSDWRRGVDLMASRNAVGAGGVNHQKRKPDIMLPLFTRPGIYPDPHSPFAVSPLPGRGGVLNVPISPALSLTPTLFSYSPSPGLSPFTGSSCFSFNPEEMKHYLHSQACSVFNYHLSPRTFPRYPLMVPPLQCQMPLEEQPQFPIKLQPPPVGRKNRERLESAEEPAAPQLATPPPRVKVEPAMDKEAEAEEPPAKGKDKSEREEGSGLEEERGPVFARPAAPSWHPAPPAPAQAGFSAEESPEQGESSGEKSSRESAGEPGAQEKREDALMPPKLRLKRRWNGDRQADVPEERQNGRVHWNGALGSPHLAAAPKAVAAAAASDT; encoded by the exons atgaAAGCAGGCTGCAGCATTGTGGATAagccagaaggaggaggag GTTATCATTTCCCAGAGTGGGCTTACAAGACCGAGTCCAGCCCCGGCTCCCGGCAGATCCAGTTATGGCATTTCAtcctggagctgctgcagaaggAGGAGTTCCGCCATGTCATCGCCTGGCAGCAGGGCGAGTACGGGGAGTTTGTCATCAAGGACCCCGATGAAGTGGCCCGGCTGTGgggcagaagaaaatgcaaaccCCAGATGAACTACGACAAGCTGAGCCGGGCGCTCAG ATACTATTACAACAAGAGGATTCTCCACAAGACAAAGGGCAAAAGGTTTACCTACAAGTTCAACTTCAACAAGCTGGTGATGCCCAACTACCCGTTCATTAACATTCGGCCTAATG GTGTCGTGCCGCAGAGCGCTCCTCCCGTCCCCACCGCTTCGTCCCGCTTCCACTTCCCGCCGCTGGACAGCCACTCTCCCACCGAAGATGCCCAGCCCAGTCGATTCTCCGCTGGCTCCCTGGTCCCATCCAACCCCGAAGCGCTGGGGGACGGCGGCGAGAGGAAGCCGGACATGCCGGAGCTGGAGGACGGCTCCTCGGATTGGCGCCGTGGCGTGGATCTCATGGCCTCGCGCAACGCCGTGGGCGCCGGCGGCGTCAACCACCAGAAGCGCAAGCCCGACATCATGCTCCCTCTCTTCACCAGGCCCGGGATCTACCCGGATCCTCACAGCCCCTTTGCCGTGTCCCCTctgccggggcgcggcggggtcCTCAACGTCCCGATCTCTCCTGCGTTGTCCCTGACTCCCACCCTTTTCTCCTACAGCCCCTCTCCGGGCCTCAGTCCCTTCACAGGTAGCAGCTGCTTCTCTTTCAACCCCGAGGAAATGAAACACTACCTGCATTCGCAAGCCTGCTCCGTCTTCAACTACCACCTGAGTCCGCGGACTTTCCCCCGCTATCCGCTCATGGTGCCGCCACTACAGTGCCAAATGCCCCTCGAGGAGCAGCCCCAGTTCCCCATCAAGCTACAGCCTCCCCCCGTGGGCCGCAAAAACAGAGAGAGACTGGAAAGCGCTGAGGAGCCGGCGGCCCCCCAGCTCGCTACTCCTCCTCCCAGGGTCAAGGTCGAGCCCGCGATGGACAAGGAGGCAGAGGCCGAAGAGCCACCGGcgaaaggaaaagataaaagtgAGCGAGAGGAAGGCTCCGGcctggaagaggagagagggccTGTGTTTGCCAGGCCAGCTGCCCCGTCGTGGCACCCAGCCCCACCGGCCCCTGCCCAGGCCGGCTTCTCGGCCGAAGAATCCCCGGAGCAAGGGGAGAGCAGCGGGGAAAAGTCATCCCGAGAGTCCGCCGGAGAACCGGGGGctcaggagaagagagaggatgCCCTGATGCCTCCCAAGCTGCGTCTCAAGCGCCGCTGGAACGGTGACCGACAGGCCGACGTCCCCGAGGAGCGCCAGAACGGCCGAGTCCACTGGAACGGGGCGCTGGGCAGCCCACACCTCGCCGCGGCTCCCAAGGCCGTggcggccgccgctgcctccGACACCTAA
- the LOC141936334 gene encoding SLAM family member 8-like isoform X2 — MEGELARSKARLPSLLLALLGLGPELLFGQARAQPQQVNGVLGGSVLLSPALPPNKTVKEIEWSFSIGAGATIQVAEFVPGSFERPDPKDRFKDRLEMFNETALRIRALERGDSGVYGARIKLHPALVEDQFFNLTVYESVPSPRTRSQLLASTLEWCNLTLQCQGAGKGAVNVTWKRDNVIRELPSDRHQLSPDGTTLRLALSPAATNVTYACTVSNPADHKVVLFDLQTICQSGGGQTSFSKSGYIVLTLILLAVSLGGAFWCWRMNSEKAADPAATPTVPAEESPADPQYAEIVRRSPPEGNDQGPGHPENNQEQSPPQKTPVTTVYEQIRRAPEDTAEEVT, encoded by the exons ATGGAGGGGGAATTGGCCAGGAGCAAAGCCCGGCTGCCCTCGCTGCTCCTGGCGCTGCTCGGCCTCGGGCCAG AGCTCCTCTTCGGCCAAGCCCGGGCGCAGCCCCAGCAGGTGAACGGCGTCCTGGGGGGGTCCGTGCTGCTCTCCCCGGCTCTGCCCCCCAACAAGACGGTGAAGGAGATCGAGTGGAGCTTTTCAATCGGCGCCGGTGCCACCATTCAAGTGGCAGAATTTGTCCCCGGCAGCTTCGAGCGCCCCGACCCCAAGGACCGGTTCAAGGACCGGCTGGAGATGTTCAACGAGACGGCGCTGAGGATCAGGGCCCTGGAGCGGGGTGACAGCGGGGTCTACGGGGCTCGGATTAAGCTGCACCCGGCGCTGGTGGAGGATCAGTTCTTCAACCTCACCGTCTACG AATCGGTGCCGAGCCCGCGGACCCGCAGCCAGCTCCTGGCCAGCACCCTGGAGTGGTGCAACCTGACGCTGCAGTGCCAAGGCGCCGGCAAAGGCGCCGTCAATGTCACCTGGAAAAGGGACAACGTCATCCGGGAGCTGCCCTCCGACCGCCACCAGCTCTCCCCAGATGGGACCACCCTGCGCCTGGCCCTGTCACCCGCCGCCACCAACGTCACCTACGCCTGCACCGTCAGCAACCCCGCTGACCACAAAGTCGTCCTCTTCGACCTGCAAACCATCTGCCAAAGCGGAG GGGGACAGACGTCCTTCTCAAAATCGGGGTACATCGTCCTGACCCTCATCCTGCTGGCGGTGAGCTTGGGGGGAGCCTTCTGGTGTTGGCGGATGAATAGCGAGAAGGCGGCAGACCCAG CTGCCACCCCCACGGTGCCCGCAGAGGAGAGCCCCGCCGACCCCCAGTACGCCGAGATCGTGCGCCGGAGCCCCCCGGAAGGTAATGACCAG GGCCCCGGTCACCCCGAAAATAACCAGGAGCAGAGTCCGCCGCAGAAAACACCAGTCACCACCGTCTACGAGCAGATCCGCCGGGCGCCAGAGGACACGGCCGAGGAGGTGACATAG
- the KIRREL1 gene encoding kin of IRRE-like protein 1 — translation MRILLFLCLLTLADTHGQAAQTRFVEEPEDQTVVAGQRIVLSCVVLNYSGIVQWTKDGLALGMGQGLKAWPRYRIVGTADSGQYNLEISDAELSDDAVYECQATEAALRSRRAKLTVLIPPEDPTIDGAPEILLRAGTPYNLTCRARSAKPAATIVWYRDGLQQDGAVTSTEVLADGKRETTTSQLAINPTDLDIGRVFSCRSTNDAVPAGKETFVKLNVHHPPTVTLSIQPQTVQEGERVVFTCMATANPEIKGYRWAKGGVIIEDAKENKYDTQVDYTFFTEPVSCEVHNDIGSTNVSTLVDVHFAPRIVVDPKPTVTDIGSDVTLTCVWSGNPPLTLTWTKKESNMVLSNSNQLYLKSVTQADAGQYVCKAIVPRIGVGEREVTLFVNGPPIISSEAVQYAVRGDRGKVECFIGSTPPPDRIAWAWKENILEAGTLERYTVERTNTGSGVLSTLTINNVMDADFQTRYNCTAWNSFGPGTAIIQLEEKEVLPVGIIAGATIGASILVISFLVALACFLYRRRKGSRKDVTLRKLDIKVETVNREPLTLHADREEDTASVSTATRVMKAIYSSFKDDVDLKQDLRCDTIDTREEYELKDPTNGYYNVRAHEDRPSSRTVLYADYRNPGPARYDTRPPSRLSHSSGYAQLNTYSRGPASDYNAEAAPGPGPPPGTAGGETASQLSYENYGGHAAFPAGTGYATYRLGYGQPPPSLDRAPYDAYDPMGKYASATRFSYTSQHSDYGQRFQQRMQTHV, via the exons CGGCACAGACGCGGTTTGTGGAGGAGCCGGAGGACCAGACGGTGGTGGCCGGCCAGAGGATTGTCCTCTCCTGCGTGGTGCTCAATTACTCCGGGATCGTGCAATGGACCAAAGACGGGCTCGccctggggatggggcagggccTCAAAG CCTGGCCGCGCTACCGCATCGTGGGCACGGCCGACTCGGGCCAGTACAACCTGGAGATCAGCGACGCCGAGCTCTCCGATGACGCCGTGTACGAGTGCCAGGCCACCGAGGCCGCGCTGCGGTCCCGCCGGGCCAAGCTCACCGTGCTCA tcccccccgaggaccccaccATCGACGGAGCCCCTGAGATCCTGCTGCGTGCCGGGACGCCGTACAACCTGACCTGCCGGGCACGCAGCGCCAAGCCGGCGGCCACCATCGTCTGGTACCGGGACGGGCTCCAGCAGGACGGAGCCGTCACCAGCACG GAGGTGTTGGCCGACGGCAAGCGGGAGACGACCACCAGCCAGCTCGCCATCAACCCGACCGACCTTGACATCGGGCGGGTGTTCTCCTGCCGCAGCACCAACGATGCCGTCCCGGCGGGCAAGGAGACCTTCGTCAAGCTCAACGTTCACC atCCCCCGACTGTCACCTTGTCCATCCAGCCCCAGACGGTGCAGGAGGGCGAGAGGGTCGTGTTCACCTGCATGGCGACCGCCAACCCCGAGATCAAAGGCTACAG gtgggCCAAGGGGGGGGTGATCATCGAGGATGCCAAGGAGAACAAGTACGACACGCAGGTGGATTACACCTTCTTCACGGAGCCCGTCTCCTGCGAGGTGCACAACGACATCGGCAGCACCAACGTCAGCACGCTGGTGGACGTGCACT TCGCCCCTCGGATCGTGGTGGACCCCAAACCCACCGTCACGGACATCGGCTCCGACGTCACCTTGACGTGCGTGTGGTCCGGCAACCCGCCGCTGACCCTCACCTGGACCAAAAAGGAGTCCAACATG GTCCTGAGCAACAGCAACCAGCTGTACCTGAAGTCCGTCACGCAGGCCGACGCGGGGCAGTACGTCTGCAAAGCCATCGTCCCCCGCATCGGCGTGGGCGAGCGCGAGGTCACCCTCTTCGTCAACG gaccccccatcATCTCGAGCGAGGCCGTGCAGTACGCGGTGCGCGGGGACCGCGGCAAGGTGGAGTGTTTCATCGGCAGCACGCCGCCCCCAGACCGCATC GCGTGGGCCTGGAAGGAGAATATTTTGGAGGCCGGGACGCTGGAGCGGTACACGGTGGAGCGGACTAACACGGGCAGCGGGGTCCTCTCCACCCTCACCATCAACAACGTCATGGACGCCGACTTCCAGACCCGCTACAACTGCACGGCCTGGAACAGCTTCGGGCCGGGAACCGCCATCAtccagctggaggagaaag AGGTTTTGCCCGTGGGCATCATCGCCGGGGCCACCATCGGGGCCAGCATCCTCGTCATCAGCTTCCTCGTGGCGCTCGCCTGCTTCCTCTACCGGCGCCGGAAAGGAA GCCGCAAGGACGTCACCCTGCGCAAGCTGGACATCAAGGTGGAGACGGTGAACAGGGAGCCCCTGACGCTGCACGCGGACCGCGAGGAGGACACGGCCAGCGTCTCCACGGCCACCCGTGTCATGAAGGCCATCTACTCA TCGTTCAAGGACGACGTGGACTTGAAGCAGGACCTGCGCTGCGACACCATCGACACCCGCGAGGAGTACGAGCTCAAG GACCCCACCAACGGCTACTACAACGTCCGCGCCCACGAGGACCGTCCGTCCTCCCGCACCGTCCTCTACGCCGACTACCGCAACCCCGGCCCGGCGCGCTACGACacccgcccgccctcccgcctcTCGCACTCCAGCGGTTACGCTCAGCTCAACACCTACAGCCGCGGCCCCGCGTCCGACTACAACGCTGAGGCGGCGCCGGGTCCCGGACCCCCTCCCGGGACGGCGGGCGGGGAGACGGCAAGCCAGCTCTCCTACGAGAACTACGGGGGTCACGCCGCCTTCCCGGCCGGCACCGGTTATGCCACCTATCGCCTGGGGTAcggccagcccccccccagcctggacCGGGCCCCCTACGACGCCTACGACCCCATGGGCAAGTACGCCAGTGCCACCCGCTTCTCCTACACCTCCCAGCACTCGGACTACGGGCAGCGCTTCCAGCAGCGGATGCAGACGCACGTTTAA
- the SLAMF6 gene encoding SLAM family member 6, whose protein sequence is MPTGASGGGCGQERGGCWGSPSSRLSLTRPGAAAAQPRQVNSVLGGSVLLSPALPPNKTVKEIEWSFSTGAGATIQVAEFVPGGFKRPDPQDQFKDRLEMFNETALRIRALERGDSGVYGARIKLHPALVEDQLFNLSVYGPVPAPEIQQELLSLSTQECNITLRCWVPAGSDAEAAWQLGGSPGTPWGQPCEDAWMLCLAVPASAFNSSYTCVARNPIMERRVSIHLDTLCQLQDTRGWWRWHVCPVPLAMGVGALLGGVWLQRKKRRKKAAEGVALSSLSSEDAPCYAQIQIERRPPPAADQWQREPPTTIYSNLQAGAGSQAETLA, encoded by the exons ATGCCCACGGGTGCCTCgggtgggggctgtgggcaggaacgggggggctgctgggggtcTCCATCCTCCAGGCTATCCCTGACCCGGCCAGGAGCTGCAGCGGCCCAGCCCCGGCAGGTGAACAGCGTCCTGGGGGGGTCCGTGCTGCTCTCCCCGGCTCTGCCCCCCAACAAGACGGTGAAGGAGATCGAGTGGAGCTTTTCAACCGGCGCCGGTGCCACCATTCAAGTGGCAGAATTTGTCCCCGGTGGCTTCAAGCGCCCCGACCCCCAGGATCAGTTCAAGGACCGGCTGGAGATGTTCAACGAGACGGCGCTGAGGATCAGGGCCCTGGAGCGGGGTGACAGCGGGGTCTACGGGGCTCGGATTAAGCTGCACCCGGCGCTGGTGGAGGATCAGCTCTTCAACCTCTCCGTCTACG GGCCGGTGCCAGCACCGGAGATCCAGCAAGAGCTGCTCTCCCTCAGCACCCAAGAGTGCAACATCACCCTGCGGTGCTGGGTGCCGGCCGGCAGCGACGCTGAGGCCGCCTGGCAGCTCGGCGGCTCCCCAGGGACGCCGTGGGGACAGCCCTGCGAGGACGCCTGGATGCTGTGCCTGGCCGTGCCCGCCAGCGCCTTCAACTCCAGCTACACCTGCGTGGCCCGAAACCCCATCATGGAGCGTCGCGTCAGCATCCACCTGGACACCCTGTGCCAGCTGCAGG ACACGCGTGGCTGGTGGAGGTGGCACGTGTGCCCGGTGCCGCTGGCCATGGGCGTGGGAGCCCTGCTCGGCGGCGTCtggctgcagaggaagaagaggaggaagaaagcagctgagggag ttgccctctcctccctctccagcGAGGATGCTCCGTGCTACGCCCAGATCCAGATCGAGAGGAGACCCCCCCCGGCAGCGGATCAGTGG CAGCGAGAGCCCCCCACCACCATCTACAGCAACTTGCAGGCAGGCGCGGGCAGCCAGGCCGAGACGCTCGCCTAG